Proteins found in one Paenibacillus borealis genomic segment:
- a CDS encoding helix-turn-helix domain-containing protein — protein sequence MENGTAGERNGYTRRRGGRKGRYYRNNLIIVLIVSSIPGLIIGSLVYFMAGGNLEKELLEMHNRQIEQRADNINDQLSNLELMLAHWAFEPKFDYSLSNMDFTLNHERAWDITKTLVVMQGSNSMARQVELYLAGDQPVLFSTEYGTLAPEEDAVYGKLLEQERSTYWTEWAFDPAKPEQKELTLVHHIPGGSLEPFGALLLRMDTEKVSAMLRTMTPYNTGEVFMQQKSGGLFISGNGIDAATPFVAALQKAIADRGSQGSTSFLYDWDGVTFAVTYGDFSRIASEWMYVSASPISSVTSPVVRLSRMIILVSLCALLLAAVLSWIASRKIYSPVRRLLQTLLPEHAVSGSRVDEMTLIERHWQNLHGQRHALQYTLSEQLPHVQQSFLHQLFQGYLYAYSEQDLQSRMKQYKWEVENCVFVVLYIQLTGISSLEGKFRSGDESLVSFAAVNIIGEMAAEHFGRAETVNLHDLTSGILLIEPGSGPEQGRVQAFGEELAATINRMLKLQATVAYSAPIDSISGIPRSFEAAKQAASHCRYGGGNQVVSLEQLEREGQGAQLPQYSFALERGLIQALRTGEAEEADRLLEEFLETLSGGGAKVIDVQQGMLHLLGAILHAVLEAGIAPNQLFKGKNLYASLSQIHEPGMILSWFRVQVVAPFLKELCERSDAGIRRTIDQAMLYIQQHYMDNISLDSCADYTGTSPFLLSKSFKRVTGINFIDYLTELRLDKAKELLRDTDLKMNDVALQVGYQQSYFNRIFKKQEDITPTRYRELSRHEGEKENGTR from the coding sequence ATGGAGAATGGAACGGCAGGAGAACGGAACGGTTATACAAGGAGACGGGGTGGCCGGAAAGGCCGGTATTACCGCAATAATCTTATTATTGTGCTGATCGTCTCGTCCATCCCCGGTCTGATCATCGGGTCACTTGTGTACTTTATGGCAGGAGGCAATCTGGAGAAGGAGCTGCTTGAGATGCATAACAGGCAGATCGAGCAGCGTGCGGATAACATTAATGACCAGCTGTCCAATCTGGAGCTGATGCTGGCCCACTGGGCGTTCGAGCCGAAGTTTGACTACAGCCTGAGCAACATGGACTTCACCCTGAATCATGAACGGGCCTGGGATATTACCAAAACCCTGGTGGTCATGCAGGGCTCGAATTCGATGGCGCGGCAGGTGGAGCTGTATCTGGCAGGCGATCAGCCGGTGCTGTTCAGCACAGAATACGGGACACTGGCCCCCGAAGAGGACGCAGTGTACGGGAAGCTGCTGGAGCAGGAGCGGAGCACCTACTGGACGGAGTGGGCGTTTGATCCGGCCAAGCCGGAGCAGAAGGAGCTGACGCTGGTGCATCATATTCCCGGCGGCAGCCTGGAGCCCTTCGGGGCGCTGCTGCTGCGGATGGACACGGAGAAGGTATCCGCCATGCTGCGGACCATGACCCCGTACAACACAGGGGAAGTATTCATGCAGCAGAAGTCCGGCGGCCTGTTCATCTCCGGAAACGGGATTGATGCCGCTACGCCCTTTGTTGCTGCGCTGCAGAAGGCGATAGCAGACAGAGGCAGCCAGGGCAGCACCTCGTTTCTGTATGACTGGGATGGAGTTACCTTCGCGGTGACCTACGGTGATTTCTCACGGATTGCCAGTGAATGGATGTATGTGTCGGCTTCTCCGATATCCAGTGTGACCTCTCCGGTGGTGAGGCTGTCCCGGATGATCATCCTGGTCAGCCTGTGTGCACTGCTGCTTGCGGCAGTGCTGTCCTGGATTGCTTCACGCAAAATCTACTCACCCGTCCGCCGCCTGCTCCAGACGCTGCTCCCCGAGCATGCGGTCTCCGGAAGCCGGGTGGACGAGATGACGCTGATTGAGCGGCACTGGCAGAATCTGCACGGGCAGCGGCATGCCCTCCAGTACACGCTTTCGGAGCAGCTTCCGCATGTGCAGCAGAGCTTCCTACACCAATTGTTCCAGGGGTACCTGTACGCATATTCCGAGCAGGACCTGCAGAGCCGGATGAAGCAATACAAATGGGAAGTGGAGAATTGCGTTTTTGTGGTGCTGTATATCCAGCTGACCGGGATCTCCAGCCTGGAGGGCAAGTTCCGCAGCGGTGATGAGAGCCTGGTATCCTTCGCGGCGGTGAACATTATCGGCGAAATGGCCGCTGAGCATTTCGGGCGGGCAGAGACCGTCAATCTCCATGATCTTACGTCGGGCATCCTGCTGATTGAGCCGGGAAGCGGTCCGGAGCAAGGCCGGGTCCAGGCTTTTGGCGAAGAACTGGCTGCCACCATCAACCGGATGCTCAAGCTGCAGGCAACTGTGGCGTACAGTGCGCCTATAGACAGTATTTCCGGCATTCCCCGGTCATTCGAAGCCGCGAAGCAGGCGGCCAGCCACTGCAGGTATGGGGGCGGGAATCAGGTGGTCAGCCTGGAGCAGCTGGAGCGGGAAGGGCAAGGCGCACAGCTGCCGCAGTATTCGTTCGCGCTGGAGCGCGGCCTCATTCAGGCGCTGCGTACCGGTGAGGCGGAAGAAGCAGACCGGCTGCTGGAGGAGTTCCTGGAGACGCTGTCTGGCGGCGGCGCGAAGGTCATTGACGTGCAGCAGGGCATGCTGCATCTGCTCGGCGCGATCCTGCATGCGGTGCTTGAGGCAGGGATTGCCCCGAATCAGCTGTTCAAAGGCAAGAACCTGTATGCAAGCCTCTCACAGATCCATGAGCCGGGAATGATCCTGTCCTGGTTCCGCGTGCAGGTGGTGGCCCCTTTCCTGAAGGAGCTGTGCGAACGTTCGGACGCCGGGATCCGGCGGACGATTGATCAGGCCATGCTGTACATCCAGCAGCATTATATGGACAATATTTCGCTGGACAGCTGTGCGGATTATACGGGCACCAGCCCTTTTCTGCTCAGCAAGTCGTTTAAACGGGTAACCGGAATTAATTTTATCGATTATTTAACGGAATTGCGGCTGGATAAAGCCAAGGAGCTGCTGCGCGACACCGATCTGAAAATGAACGATGTCGCCCTGCAGGTCGGCTATCAGCAGAGTTATTTCAACCGGATATTCAAAAAACAGGAGGACATCACTCCGACACGCTACCGTGAACTGAGCCGGCATGAAGGAGAGAAGGAGAACGGAACAAGGTGA